A region from the Hirundo rustica isolate bHirRus1 chromosome 20, bHirRus1.pri.v3, whole genome shotgun sequence genome encodes:
- the ABCA2 gene encoding ATP-binding cassette sub-family A member 2 isoform X4, with protein sequence MGFLHQLHLLLWKNVTLKRRSPWVLTFEIFIPLVLFFILLGLRQKKPTIPVKEAFYTAAPLTSAGILPVMQSLCPDGQRDEFGFLQYSNSTVTQILEHLSETVEQSSLFDPQHPGLEEELESLRRHLEALSSPEPSSMETHFGSQAASSFTLAWAAKDQGELRRFLMQNLSLPNSTAELLLGSSIDLREVYRQFFDAFPLVPDETHERDLWDGFGPSKKMTQLENVLFTGPVLEQLTCEQNPGGLHRLLRVSPRQQPLLAAYRALACNGSRATRQERFAQLASKLQEQLDTPKIVSRLKLEEVNSTATQHRLRALLEDLLEMEKVLRDVDILSAVAKLLPRGSCASKAPPPMANSTSWASANATAGNATAEEEEGTGEGPSGIDDPQGQFSAFVQLWAGLQPILCGNNRTIEPEALKQGNMSSLGFTSKEQRNLGLLVHLMTSNPKILYAPVGTEVDKVILKANETFAFVGNVTHYAKAWLNISPEIRAYLEEGRLQRRIRWLQQLTADLHKHPEILNVSDSDVLHNFLNGNFSLPNASILLQQLDTIDNAACSWVRFMAKVSVDIFKGFPDEESIVNYTLNQAYQDNVTVFASVIFQTNRDGSLPPHVMYKIRQNSSFTEKTNEIRRAYWRPGPNTGGRFYFLYGFVWIQDMMERALINTFVGHDVVEPGNYVQMFPYPCYTRDDFLFVIEHMMPLCMVISWVYSVAMMIQHIVTEKEHRLKEVMKMMGLNNAVHWVAWFITGFVQLSISVTALTAILKYGKVLMHSDVLIIWLFLAIYAVATIMFCFLVSVLYSKAKLASACGGIIYFLSYVPYMYVAIREEVAHDKITAFEKCIASFMSTTAFGLGSKYFALYEVAGVGIQWHTFSQSPVEGDDFNLLLSMMMLVVDAIVYGVLTWYIEAVHPGMFGLPRPWYFPFQKSYWLGNGRVETWEWTWPWSRTTRLSIMEEDQACAMESRRLAEETRGIEEEPTHLPLVVCIDKLTKVYKTDKKLALNKLSLNLYENQVVSFLGHNGAGKTTTMSILTGLFPPTSGSATIYGHDIRTEMDKIRKNLGMCPQHNVLFDRLTVEEHLWFYSQLKSMAEEEIRKEMDKMIEDLELSNKRHCQVQTLSGGMKRKLSVAIAFVGGSRAVILDEPTAGVDPYARRAIWDLILKYKPGRTILLSTHHMDEADLLGDRIAIISHGKLKCCGSPLFLKSTYGDGYKLTVVKKQSDIRNGTEPGQPHSPPGHSSVSPCSEPRVSQFIKKYVASCLLISDTNTELSYILPSEAVKKGCFERLFQHLEQSLEELDLTSFGLMDTTLEEVFLKVSEEDQSLENSDVDMKESKDALQPPASELGPKSEANREPLAEAAMPEKPEVELSNLVTCSELAQSQASLRSVSSVGSVRGDEGGAYSEFFGDYAPLFDNRQDPDNVSLQEQEAEAEAEDRDMAGQGSFKLEGSWLKLRQFHGLIVKRFHCAKRNTKALFSQILLPAFFVCVAMTVALSVPEIGDLPPLILSPSQYHNYTQPKGNFIPYANEERREYRIRLSPDASPQQLVNTFHLPSGVGATCVLKTPFNNTLDQPMQTLNLNSNESKMLAAKYFGAMCIDSFTQGLPLSNFVPPPPSPAPSDYPMSVDEDLLHAWNSTTFSTVKGTVTSAPTLPRIIHEPIKCTCSMQGTGFSCPSGVGGHPPQMKVVTGDILTDITGRNVSEYLLYTSDRFRLHRYGALTFGNIQKSIPASFGARAPATVRKIAVRRTAQVFYNNKGYHSMPTYLNALNNAILRANLPKSKGNPAAYGITVTNHPMNKTSASLSLDYLLQGTDVVIAIFIIVAMSFVPASFVVFLVAEKATKAKHLQFVSGCDPIIYWLANYMWDMLNYLVPATCCIIILFVFDLPAYTSPTNFPAVLSLFLLYGWSITPIMYPASFWFEVPSSAYVFLIVINLFIGITATVATFLLQLFEHDKDLKMVNSYLKSCFLVFPNYNLGHGLMEMAYNEYINEYYAKIGQFDKMKSPFEWDIVTRGLVAMTIEGFVGFFITIMCQYNFFRKPQRLPVSTKPIEDDIDVANERHRVLRGDADNDMLKIENLTKVYKSRKIGRILAVDRLCVGVRPGECFGLLGVNGAGKTTTFKMLTGDESTTGGEAFINGHSILKELLQVQQSLGYCPQFDALFDELTAQEHLELYTRLRGIPWKDEERVVKWALKKLELTKYADKPASTYSGGNKRKLSTAIALIGYPAFIFLDEPTTGMDPKARRFLWNLILDVIKTGRSVVLTSHSMEECEALCTRLAIMVNGRLKCLGSIQHLKNRFGDGYMITVRTKSSLNVKEVVRFFNRNFPEAVLKERHHTKAQYQLKSDQISLAQIFSKMEQVVDVLGIEDYSVSQTTLDNVFVNFAKKQSDNLEQQETSPSCVLQSPLERVLSLLRPRTAPTELRALVVEEQEDLETDDEGLISFEEERAQLSFNTDTLC encoded by the exons CATCCCTGTGAAGGAAG CTTTCTACACGGCGGCCCCGCTCACATCAGCTGGGATTCTGCCGGTCATGCAGTCCCTGTGCCCCGACGGCCAGCGTGATGAGTTTGGCTTCCTGCAGTACTCCAACTCCAC GGTGACACAGATTCTGGAACACCTCAGCGAAACAGTAGAGCAAAGCAGCCTCTTCGACCCGCAGCACCCAGGactggaggaggagctggagtcGCTGCGCCGGCACCTGGAGGCCCTcagcagccctgagcccagctccATGGAGACCCACTTCGGCAGCCAAGCAG CATCCAGCTTCACGCTGGCATGGGCGGCCAAAGACCAGGGCGAGCTGCGGCGCTTCCTGATGCAGAACCTGTCCCTCCccaacagcacagctgagctgctcctagGCTCCAGCATTGACTTGCGGGAG GTGTACCGGCAGTTTTTCGATGCCTTTCCTTTGGTACCTGATGAGACCCATGAGCGAGACCTGTGGGATGGGTTTGGCCCCAGCAAGAAGATGACACAGCTGGAG AATGTCCTCTTCACCGGGCcggtgctggagcagctgacaTGTGAGCAGAATCCAGGGGGGCTGCACCGCCTCCTGCGTGTGTCCCCCAGGCAGCAGCCGCTGCTGGCAGCATACCGGGCACTGGCCTGCAACGGCAGCCGAGCCACCCGCCAGGAGCGCTTTGCCCAGCTGGCCTCCAAGCTCCAGGAGCAACTGGACACCCCCAAGATTGTCAGCAGG CTGAAGCTGGAGGAGGTGAACAGCACAGCCACCCAGCACCGCCTCCGTGCCCTCCTTGAGGACCTGCTGGAGATGGAGAAGGTTCTCCGGGACGTGGACATCCTCTCAGCAGTGGCTAAGCTACTCCCCAGGGGATCCTGTGCCAGCAAGGCCCCACCACCCATGGCCAACAGCACCAGCTGGGCCAGCGCCAATGCCACAGCTGGCAATGCCacggcagaggaggaggagggcaccGGGGAGGGCCCATCTGGCATCGACGACCCCCAGGGGCAGTTCTCAGCATttgtgcagctctgggcagggctgcagcccatCCTGTGTGGCAACAACCG GACCATTGAGCCTGAGGCACTGAAGCAGGGCAACATGAGCTCGCTGGGCTTCACCAGCAAGGAGCAGCGGAACTTGGGCCTCCTTGTGCATCTGATGACCAGCAACCCCAAAATCCTGTATGCACCTGTGGGCACTGAAGTTGACAAGGTCATCCTGAAG GCCAATGAGACCTTCGCCTTTGTGGGCAACGTCACCCACTACGCCAAGGCATGGCTGAACATCTCCCCTGAGATCCGAGCCTACCTGGAGGAGGGCAGGCTGCAGAGGCGCATCCGCTGGCTCCAGCAG TTGACCGCTGACCTCCATAAGCACCCAGAGATCCTGAATGTCTCCGACAGTGATGTTCTCCACAACTTTCTCAATGGCAACTTCTCCCTGCCCAATGCCAgcatcctgctccagcagctggataCGATTGACaatgctgcctgcagctgggtcCGCTTCATGGCCAAG GTCAGCGTGGACATCTTCAAAGGCTTCCCGGATGAGGAGAGTATTGTCAACTACACGCTGAACCAGGCCTATCAGGACAACGTCACAGTTTTTGCCA GTGTCATCTTCCAGACCAACAGGGATGGCTCATTGCCCCCCCACGTCATGTACAAGATTCGGCAGAATTCCAGCTTCACAGAGAAGACCAACGAGATCCGGCGGGCGTACTGGCGGCCTGGTCCCAACACCGGTGGCCGCTTCTACTTCCTCTATGGCTTCGTCTGGATCCAGG ACATGATGGAGCGTGCCCTCATCAACACATTTGTTGGCCACGATGTGGTGGAGCCTGGAAACTATGTACAGATGTTCCCATACCCGTGTTATACCCGGGATGA CTTTCTCTTTGTCATCGAGCACATGATGCCCCTCTGCATGGTGATCTCCTGGGTCTACTCAGTGGCCATGATGATCCAGCACATCGTGACAGAGAAGGAGCATCGCCTGAAGGAG GTGATGAAGATGATGGGCCTGAACAATGCGGTGCACTGGGTGGCTTGGTTCATCACTGGCTTTGTCCAGCTCTCCATCTCGGTCACAGCACTCACTGCCATTCTCAAGTACGGCAAGGTCCTCATGCACAGCGACGTCCTCATCATATGGCTCTTCCTCGCCATCTATGCTGTGGCCACCATCATGTTCTG CTTTCTGGTGTCGGTGCTCTACTCCAAGGCCAAGCTGGCCTCTGCCTGTGGTGGCATCATCTACTTCCTCAGCTACGTGCCCTACATGTACGTGGCCATCCGGGAGGAGGTGGCACATGACAAGATCACAGCCTTTGAGAAGTGCATTGCG TCCTTCATGTCCACCACGGCCTTTGGGTTGGGATCCAAGTACTTTGCGCTGTATGAGGTAGCCGGTGTGGGTATCCAGTGGCACACCTTCAGCCAGTCACCCGTGGAAGGAGATGACTTCAACCTCCTGCTGTCCATGATGATGCTGGTCGTGGATGCCATAGTGTACGGCGTGCTTACGTGGTACATCGAGGCTGTGCACCCGG GCATGTTCGGCCTGCCACGGCCCTGGTACTTCCCTTTCCAGAAGTCTTACTGGCTGGGCAATGGGCGCGTGGAGACCTGGGAGTGGACCTGGCCATGGTCACGCACCACCCGCCTCAGCATCATGGAGGAGGATCAGGCCTGTGCCATGGAGAGCCGGAGGCTGG CAGAGGAGACAAGGGGCATCGAGGAGGAGCCAACCCACCTTCCCTTGGTCGTCTGCATTGACAAGCTCACCAAAGTTTACAAGACAGACAAGAAGCTGGCGCTGAACAAGCTGAGCCTCAACCTCTATGAGAACCAGGTTGTGTCCTTCCTGGGGCACAATGGTGCAGGCAAGACCACCACCAT GTCCATCCTCACTGGCTTGTTCCCCCCAACATCGGGCTCTGCTACTATCTATGGCCACGACATCCGTACGGAGATGGACAAGATCCGGAAGAACCTGGGCATGTGTCCCCAGCACAACGTGCTCTTTGACAGGCTGACTGTGGAGGAGCATCTCTGGTTCTACTCGCAGCTCAAGAGCATGGCAGAGGAGGAGATCCGCAAGGAGATGGACAA gatgATTGAGGATCTGGAACTCTCCAACAAACGGCACTGCCAGGTGCAGACTCTCTCAGGCGGCATGAAGAGGAAGCTGTCGGTGGCCATTGCCTTCGTGGGTGGGTCGCGGGCTGTTATCTTGGATGAGCCCACAGCTGGTGTGGACCCATATGCCCGAAGGGCCATCTGGGACCTCATCCTCAAGTACAAGCcag GGAGGACCATCTTGCTCTCCACACACCACATGGATGAAGCTGACCTGCTGGGGGACCGCATCGCCATCATCTCCCATGGGAAGCTCAAGTGCTGTGGTTCCCCATTGTTCCTCAAGAGCACCTATGGTGATGGTTACAAGCTGACAGTGGTGAAGAAGCAGTCGGACATCAGGAATGGCACAG aGCCAGGCCAGCCACATAGCCCCCCAGGCCACTCCTCTGtcagcccctgctctgagcCTCGTGTCTCCCAGTTCATCAAGAAGTACGTGGCCTCCTGCCTCCTCATCTCAGACACCAACACAGAGCTCTCCTACATCCTGCCCAGTGAGGCTGtcaagaagggctgctttgagAGGCTCTTCCAG CACTTGGAGCAAAGCCTGGAAGAGCTGGACCTCACCAGTTTTGGGCTGATGGACACCACGCTGGAGGAGGTCTTCCTGAAGGTGTCGGAGGAGGACCAGTCTCTGGAAAACAGTGACGTGG acaTGAAGGAGTCCAAGGATGCCCTGCAGCCACCTGCCTCTGAGCTGGGCCCAAAGTCTGAAGCCAACAGGGAGCCCCTGGCTGAAGCGGCCATGCCAGAGAAGCCTGAGGTGGAGCTCAGCAACCTGGTGACCTGCTCTGAGCTGGCGCAGTCGCAGGCATCCCTGCGCTCAGTGTCCTCTGTGGGCTCCGTGCGCGGCGATGAAGGTGGGGCTTATTCCGAATTCTTTGGAGATTATGCGCCCCTGTTCGATAACCGGCAGGACCCCGATAACGTCAGTCTGCAAG agcAAGAAGCAGAGGCGGAAGCAGAGGATCGCGACATGGCAGGTCAGGGGAGCTTCAAGCTGGAAGGCTCGTGGCTGAAGCTGCGCCAGTTCCATGGGCTGATTGTCAAACGCTTCCACTGCGCCAAGCGCAACACCAAGGCCCTCTTCTCGCAGATCCTCCTGCCCGCCTTTTTCGTTTGTGTGGCCATGACTGTGGCGCTCTCTGTGCCTGAAATAG GTGACCTGCCACCCCTCATCCTCTCGCCATCCCAGTACCACAACTACACTCAGCCCAAGGGCAACTTCATTCCTTATGCCAACGAGGAGCGGCGTGAGTACCG cattaGGCTGTCTCCCGATGCCAGCCCTCAGCAGCTGGTGAACACTTTCCATCTGCCTTCTGGTGTGGGGGCCACCTGCGTGCTCAAGACACCCTTCAACAACACGCTAGACCAGCCCATGCAGACCCTCAACCTCAACAGTAATGAGTCCAAAATGCTGGCAGCCAAGTACTTTGGTGCCATGTGCATCGACTCCTTCACCCAGGGCCTTCCGCTTTCCAACTTTGTGCCGCCACCTCCGTCCCCGGCTCCCTCTGACTACCCCATGTCAGTGGATGAGGACCTGCTCCATGCCTGGAACTCCACAACCTTCTCGACTGTTAAAG GGACCGTGACCTCAGCCCCGACCCTGCCCCGCATCATCCACGAGCCCATCAAGTGCACTTGCTCCATGCAAGGGACCGGCTTTTCCTGCCCTAGTGGTGTGGGGGGCCATCCCCCACAGATGAAGGTGGTGACAGGGGACATCCTGACAGACATCACGGGGCGCAATGTCTCTGAGTATCTGCTCTACACCTCGGACCGCTTCCGGCTACACAG GTATGGGGCACTCACGTTTGGAAACATCCAGAAGTCCATCCCGGCCTCCTTCGGCGCCAGGGCTCCGGCCACAGTGCGCAAGATTGCTGTGCGGAGAACGGCCCAG GTCTTCTACAACAACAAGGGCTACCACAGCATGCCCACTTACCTCAACGCCCTCAACAATGCCATCCTGAGAGCCAACCTGCCCAAGAGCAAGGGCAACCCTGCTGCCTATG GCATCACAGTCACCAATCACCCCATGAACAAAACGAGTGCCAGCCTGTCCCTGGATTACCT CCTGCAAGGCACAGATGTGGTGATTGCCATCTTCATCATTGTGGCCATGTCCTTCGTCCCAGCCAGCTTTGTGGTATTCCTGGTGGCCGAAAAGGCCACCAAAGCCAAACACCTGCAGTTTGTGAGCGGCTGTGACCCCATCATCTACTGGCTGGCCAACTACATGTGGGACATG CTAAACTATCTGGTGCCAGCCACGTGCTGCATCATCATCCTGTTCGTGTTTGACCTCCCAGCATATACCTCTCCCACCAACTTCCCTGCTgtcctctccctcttccttctctATGG CTGGTCCATCACTCCTATCATGTACCCAGCCTCCTTCTGGTTTGAGGTGCCCAGCTCTGCTTACGTCTTCCTCATCGTCATCAACCTCTTCATTGGCATCACAGCCACTGTCGCCAcgttcctgctgcagctctttgagCACGACAAG GACCTGAAGATGGTGAACAGCTACCTGAAGAGCTGCTTCCTCGTGTTCCCTAACTACAACCTGGGCCATGGCCTGATGGAGATGGCCTACAATGAATACATCAATGAATACTATGCCAAGATTG GGCAGTTTGATAAAATGAAATCACCTTTCGAATGGGACATCGTGACACGGGGGCTTGTTGCCATGACAATTGAAGGCTTTGTTGGCTTCTTCATCACCATTATGTGCCAGTACAACTTCTTCCGAAAGCCCCA GCGTCTGCCCGTCTCCACCAAACCCATTGAGGATGACATTGATGTGGCCAATGAGAGGCACCGGGTCCTGCGTGGTGATGCCGACAATGACATGCTAAAGATCGAGAACCTCACAAAG GTGTACAAGTCCCGCAAGATTGGGCGCATCTTGGCTGTGGACCGGCTGTGTGTGGGCGTGCGCCCCGGGGAATGCTTTGGGCTGCTGGGTGTCAACGGTGCGGGCAAGACCACAACATTCAAGATGCTGACAGGGGATGAGAGCACCACGGGTGGAGAGGCCTTCATTAACGGACACAG CATCCTGAAGGAGCTCCTGCAGGTCCAGCAGAGCTTGGGCTACTGCCCCCAGTTTGACGCCCTCTTTGATGAGCTGACAGCCCAGGAGCACCTGGAACTCTACACTCGCCTGCGTGGCATCCCCTGGAAGGATGAGGAGCGG GTGGTCAAATGGGCACTGAAGAAGCTGGAGTTGACCAAGTATGCAGACAAGCCTGCCAGCACCTACAGTGGGGGCAACAAGAGGAAGCTATCCACAGCCATTGCACTCATCGGATACCCAGCCTTCATCTTCCTG GATGAGCCAACCACAGGGATGGACCCCAAGGCACGGCGCTTCCTCTGGAACCTCATCCTGGATGTCATCAAAACGGGTCGCTCCGTGGTGCTCACGTCTCACAG TATGGAGGAGTGTGAGGCCCTCTGCACCCGCCTGGCCATCATGGTGAACGGGCGCCTCAAGTGTCTTGGCAGCATTCAGCACCTGAAGAACAG GTTCGGTGATGGCTACATGATCACAGTGCGCACCAAGTCCAGCCTCAATGTCAAGGAGGTGGTGAGGTTCTTCAATCGTAACTTCCCTGAGGCTGTCCTCAAG GAGCGTCATCACACCAAGGCCCAGTACCAGCTGAAGTCGGACCAGATCTCACTGGCACAGATCTTCAGCAAGATGGAGCAGGTGGTGGATGTGCTGGGCATTGAAGACTACTCTGTCAGCCAAACCACACTGGACAAT GTATTTGTGAATTTTGCCAAGAAGCAAAGTGACaacctggagcagcaggagaccagccccagctgtgtcctgcagtCACCCCTGGAGCGCGTGCTAAGCCTGCTGCGCCCCCGCACCGCCCCCACTGAGCTGCGTGCCCTTGtggtggaggagcaggaggaccTGGAGACTGATGATGAAGGCCTCATCAGCTTTGAGGAGGAGAGG GCTCAGCTCTCCTTCAACACGGACACGCTGTGCTGA